The sequence TAAGCTTcaaatgatattttcttttgaaagaTCCCAAATTTTTGTCGGTACATAATTGAATTTGGGGTCAAAACCCCGGTGACACGAACCAAGTGGAGTAACCATTAGGTTATTCGTCCATATATaccaataatatataaacatttgttgacaatatcaatataaaaaaatataatatatatatcatactttaaaatgattaaatgCAGATATTACATGGTCTTAATACTTATATAGTTAAAGGACACCTCATTTTAGTAGAAATATAATTCAAGActgaaacaatattttaaagttCTAGGATTATATTATAAGGTGCCTCACTTGTGTACTATAACCGCTTTCGTTCATTCATCTATTAACTTATTTTTTGAAGTGTGATTTACTTTATGTTATTTTACTTGTGGTTGAATTGTCTATTTCATTTAGACAAAGGATTAATAGATTGGAAAGATAgataaaacaatgaaaaaatataacaattcaaatttctgcgggaaaaagttttttttttgccaataaaaaataaagaaataactATTATTTAAGTTAAaccagaaaaagaaaaacaactaGAAGTTCAAATAGACGAGGGAAATAAGTTTGGaacttaataaaaattcgtATATATTATTGGGAAATGTGGTCCATATGAGTCTGGTAAATGCATCTTCTCTCCTCCACAACAAGGGAAGTGAACTCGCTGGACGATCCAGCCGCTCTCGTACATTTGGCACTCATGGGTCCTAATTGTCTATGAACCATCCGATTCCGCAAGCTTTGAGCTCTCACTGGTCCTTCGCATTCATTATCTCAACGGTCTCAAATGGACCATTACAGTTTTGCATTCGTTAATGTTTATTctgttatataaatttaatttgaatGAGAAAGAAACATACTGGGCAGTGAGATTAGTAGTCAAACGTGACTGGTCCTATCATCCCACGGTTATGGATCGTTAAAGCTTTGACTGATCAATGATTAAAAGTAATCTCGGATTCTAAATAACCTGTCAGCAGATTTGACGTGACAATACATCTCTCCGTAATTACTCACGAGGATTTTAACTAATAAAAGCCACACCAAACTTTACCAAtacttttttgttttccttctttctttttgaaacatGTTTTCTTCTAATGAAACATCATACTAATTtagtttgcaaaaaaaaaactcatactAATTTCAATAATTGTGTTTACTCCAAATTTCAGTGTCTACATATAAAGTTATAtagattatattttatcaaatctcatatattatatcatgttggaaataatatttatgtaagattatcattaTTTTGGTTCATTTGAGATGATAGTCTAATTTAGTGTAATATTCAGCACAATAATAGTATAGgatatattttatcatatttaaaacaaacaGGTTTAAATGAATCTGGAAATAGAATTCAATGAAGATACAAGTTTATGATATGTAACTGAACTGGGGTTTCCTTTCTTTTCGATCAGTTGTACTTGtaactatatttttaatcaaattttgtaGCGAATTTTCAAAAcgttaaacattaaaaaaaacaattattggAAGGATCATATTGTTAGGTTTGACAAGTATAGATCTTAATACTAATATTTATGCCCAAGCCCTAAAAGTCCTTGTGAATTGAGTTGGGAAGTGATTAATAGGATAAACTCGATCACGTAGATATATACTTCaacaaatcaaaacaatcatgaTCGTGCAACGAATCTAGAAAATTTTACTAGAAAATTACTATGCAAAAGATTTTGTTCCATGGCTCACATATATATGCATGGTCAGCATCAACTAATACCACTTTGATCCAAAGCTACCACTAGAGTTTTGATTTGTGTACATCACATGCCGTCTACTTCATCAACATAAGACACGCATTGTCGGAGGTCTTAACATCAGTTTCAGAGCTGCCTCGTCAACATAAGCTACGGTGAGATAGAGAAACTCGTCAACTGGTGTGATGAAAATTACTCTTCAATATATCGtagtaattaacaaaaataaataaatcaatcaGTGGTTTGCCGTGCATCTTTTCATCCATCTCCAATCAATGTACAATCAGCATCAATTCATGTACTCTTAAAAGCaacaataattaacaaaatGTGTAACTTACTAGCACGTGGTAGCCCAACACAAAAAGCATGATATGAAGGTCATATGTAATCATGACCCATtcttgttatttttaaaaatataggcTGAAATAGTTCACTAGCTGGAAGATTTTGGTTAAAACCCCTTCCATATATTGAAATCTTAGAAAATGAGTTGGCGAGTTTGCATGCCATTGTCAGACACCATACAACCATAAAATATGTACTGTTCTCTTGTTGTTTTAAAGTGGGAACCTAAAATACGTTGTAAGAGTGTGGTGAAATTGGGTTTGCAAAATGAAACAAATTACTGGTTACAAAGTTGtaaaaatggaaagaaaatTAGGCTTAGATGGCATAATGGAACAATATTACACAGCTCAAATTCTACGTCATAGTGAATCAGTTTTCCCTTCTAATCATTTTTACTAAAAACATTTCACGCTGAAGAAAATGTATCCTACATAGGGATGCATGTGTTCAAAATCAGATGAGTACACAcaaacctctctctctccctctctcttacACATGCGAAGAGATGAGACAAAGATTCTATAGTGGAAGTAAGTGTGGAAATGAGGTGCAAAGGGTGGTCCTAAGTAAAAGGTCTCAGAAGATACTTATGCCTTTCCAGTGTATTGCAAGcgattaaaattacaaaaacaaaagtgaTGTCTCTTCACTTTAGGGTCCACTCTTCTCTTTTTTCCCTTTAATAGGTCAATCGAAGAAGACGGATCGTGATTGTGCATGCTCATTACTGGATACTTGGTTTTCTCTTGTTATTCTTTTTTCTTAGCCTACATGAAAAGAGAAATAATAAGTGATATATTCTTATTATCAGAGCTTTCTTCAGCTCACTCTAAAGCGTTCCTTGTAAACACCAATTGCTATAAGTCATTCATGCACTTACATACAGCCAAAAAGTGAATGTTTGCAAAATTTCTACACAGTTGGTTCCCACTTTCTCCAAATTCATtccattttgttttttatagAAAGGATATTCCGTTTTCTTCATTCGTTATATGTTATGATTATTGTTGTTGGTCTGTGTTCCTAATCCGTGTATAATTAGCTAGACAGATTTCTGTTGTGAAAATGAGAATGTGCCATCTGTTCTAACTAGTATATCCGTAAATCTTTCtctcacaattttttttcaCATTGGAAAATTAGTTTTCATGGAAAAAAATCATCATAGGCGTAAATTAGTGAGTGTTTGAGCGCCATTTTCCCAATGCGTAGTTAGACGTTAACTAAGGTGGGTATcagtttatatatttgtcaacaaTTTACTTATCATATGGTTACGTAACTTCACTTCGCAAGATATTAATGTTAAAATGATACATTATATCCGTGTTAAAATAGATAGTTAGATACATAATACTAATGTTAAAAAGTAGATACATTATATATTATAGTACTGTTTATCACCCGCTAACCTACTGGTTAATTAAGTCAGATAATTAAACTTGGAGCATATCAGAAGTTGTGGGCCTAATGGTTGGTGAAAGCATGACAGTGTaataacacacacacactcatTCCTCCTAGATTCgcctttatatatttattttgaaaattttcaatttatttctTTCACTAGTAAGAAACCAAACGATATATCGCAGCGTGTGTTTCATCAAGCCTCTTTTCTGTTGAGTAATTTCCAAATTTGATGATAACAAAACGTTACAAAAGTATTTGCATGGTTTGGGCTATTTCTAGATACAAAATTACTTGCAGAAGGTCATCACACTGTTACGTTAGAACTCTGAAACATAGATCTCCAAACTAAATTTCAAGTTTTAGTTTGAACAATCAAATTGGTAGTATTGGGTTTGGTGCGTGATTTCTGTCGGGCCTTTTGGATAAGGCCCATATTGTTCAATGTGACGGATACACCAACACTGAATACATCTGTGTACACTCATTCTCCTACCATGGATTAAAAAACATAAAGTCGAAAATAGTAATGAAAACGAATGTATTGGAAGCCATAAATGAGTTGGTTGTTCGTTTTAGTTTTCTCTTTGTAAGAAAAGTCCACACGAAAGTTACGAATGCCATATCTTCACTGTCccttttggtttgattttttgaaacttttctcGATCGAAGTGAAAAATTTCATGGCCACATGACACCTAAATCCCGTCAAAACATGCTGGAGACCGTCCTTCATTAATGGTAAGTTGATTTGGATAGACataattgatttttaaatagGGAAGTTACCATAACTCTAAGAGATTGATCAAAAAGAACATACTCTCATGTACAGAGATGTTTGGTCCATCGCATTACGGATATGTTCTTTGGAATCGACTGATGGATAGAAAATGGACATGCACCAAGGAGAACACATCAAAAAGTCTCAAGTAAAACAGAGGAAAATTATAAACACTCTCCAACACATAAGGAGTATGTTAACGAATAAAGATAGGGCTATGCAAACTCTTTGTGCAATATTCAAAACCACGTGCCGACTTATTATTGATTGATGCTTTGTACATGAAATTGATCTCCAACATTCTCTATTCTCATATATTATAAGTTATACAATCCCCTGTATATTAATTTTGgagcattacaacatgttttcgtagccacgtgtcattacaataatgattcttagaattgttagaaaaataagttggtccatataaacatatactatgttttttattaaactaactatcaaattaattagtagtataataAAAGCtatggaattacctaatatgattaacatatatatgacaattaatgattatgaataatacatatttgataacaacttttctaacctctctctctcttttatttaattttatactattaaaagaaattaaacaatcacattaagcatataagaaaaatttagattttttcttatatgttatattttgaattttttaaaatgactataaattactaaaaatggtaaaagtctcacattgaaaattCTGTAATCAAtgggtttaactttttttttgttcaagcaagatacaaatgatcatatatcGTAGGGGTGGGTGTTCGGATATACGTTCGGGTTCGTATCGGATATTTCAGTATAAAGGTATAGAACACGTTTGGGTATTTCTACACTTCGAGTCGGGTTCAAGTATTTTATGTTCGGATTCGGATATTTTGGatcgggtttggatatttaaattttgaagaaaacataaataaattattcattttttttattttttgtatttaaaatatatttaccttAACCggatttctaatttttaaaaggttaaactattaaaaggtttggagataaaactttaaaaatagaaagacactaatttagttgttgttttgaaattttagatgcaACTTTTCTTGATGCAAGAAACAAGAGCTTGATATGTAtattaagtgagtagcaaatgattttgtcgataattatatgtatattatctaattttgagcaataagcatcattaatataaatattttgagtaaaatgagagaagtaaactagaaatatatggtTAAGTATACTTATGTTTTGTTATCTTCGGATACAGTGGTGGAGCCAGCCTAGTTTTTTAGGAGGGTCAAACtcttaatttgtatatattacaTTGGTCAACATACCCACAATTTGTAAAATTTTCCTTATTTTTAGTACaaattcatgtaatttttttgtatgttttaaaaatcaTGTGGGTTATTTGACCACCCTCCTAACCAGCTACCTCCGCCACtgttcggatatccattcgggtttggaTTCAGATATTACCCGAACGggtgaaataagtaatttgttttgttgttctagaattagataatttttaaaCCGGGCTGGTGACCATATACTAGACAGACGTTTATATTTTGAGtctgcacatatattatataacagcttgatatattagatttgaatacAGTTTGCCggtgattttgtttttaaaaatttaatttttagatatgtatcgggaatgaaactaatttttacatatgtccatttttaaattgacacttatgtaattcaccgaGTTCAtagaataagtttttttttgtcatcagaataagttaaaaaaaaacttaactcaTATCAATGAATGATATGAAACAAAGATCAGAACGAAAGCACAATTTTATAAAGGTGGAAAATTAAATCACTTACGAaaagtcaatagtaaacaaattgGGAGAAGAAAACCTAATCTTCTTTTGTCATTATACAATCGATGTTGTctatttggttttggtgatttgtgtcagccgcGAAACTTAATTTCTTTTAGTGCGTatgaagtttttaaaataattaaaatgaaaagtaATGCGTTCTctcttcaacaacgatgataATTTCTTTTAGTGCGTGTAAAGAACTATTAAAACAATTTCCTTTAGTGCGTATAAAGAACTATTTTTCGCTCACTTATTTGGTTTAATAGAAGGATATCAAATGTTTTTAATACAATATCAAAATTATACGAAACATATGGTCATTGTTTTAATTATATGGAGCCTGTCGGTCCATTAATATAACAAAACTGTGAGAGGATGTATAACTATAAACTTTCATTAAATGGTCGTTTTGTTAATTGATTGATGTCAACTGTATATATGTGCGTTTCCTTACCCTAAATTCGAAGTGATAACTGCATATATTTTTGATACAGGAGATGATTTTCTTTCGTACGTAACTTTAAGTATAATGTAACTACACCGAACAGAAAAACAGGTGAAATTAAACACACATGTCCACACATGGACAGAAGGAGCATTTAAAGTAGAAGGAAAGTGGTAGTTAGAGAGTATGTGATATAATTAATCGGCCCAAATAGATTGGTAAGTGTTAGCCGCCATGCTAATAACTTCAACCTCAGATCTTTCTACTAAAaccattttattataaattctACGTACACTCCCACTTCATCTCCTCAAATTCATCAAaacacactacaagaaaatgtTGACTCGTCTCCCTTTGATATGTTTTCTTGTTTCAGTCACGGCCATTGCGGCTGACTTAACACCGGAGCGTTATTGGAACACTGCCTTACCAAACACTCCCATGCCAAACTCTCTCCGTCATCTTTTCACGCCAGGTTACTGTAAAATCTTTTtactttatatatgttttttctaTGTGTCCCAAGCTGATTGGTTACACAATCTCTGATAGATTGTGATTATGTATGTTAAGAACATCTCCAAACCATCTTTATATTTGTTTGTATGAacatttataaacaaatttatttcaACATACATTATCTCTTCTCTTAAAATGTAaacatttctttttttctctgtatgtcaaaactataatttatttattttcaatataaataaatattaatttagaagATACACTGAAGTAAgtatttataattcaaaaaatatttttattgtattttagaggaaaataaaacaaaatatatattgtagatTTCACTGATGAGAAGAGCACCGACGTCCAAGTAGGGAAAGGAGGCGTGAACGTTAACGCCGGAAAAGGCAAACCCGGCGGAGGAACCGCCGTTAACGTTGGAAAAGGAGGTGTGTACGTGGACACAGGCAAGGGCAAGGGAACACACGTGAGCGTTAGCGGCGGAAAAGGTCCCGGAGGAGGCGTAGGCGTCCACACCGGGAAGCCTGGAAAGAGAACTGACGTAGGAGTTGGTAAAGGCGGAGTTATAGTGCACACGCGACACAAGGGCAGGCCAGTCTACGTCGGTGTAACGCCAGGACCAAACCCTTTTGTGTATAACTATGCAGCGAGCGAGACTCAGCTCCACGACGATCCCAAAGCGGCTCTCTTCTTCTTGGAGAAGGATATGGTTCCTGGAAAAGCTATGAACCTCAGGTTTAATGCGGAGGATGGTTACGATGGTAAAACGGCGTTCTTGCCACGTGGGGAGGCGGAAACGGTGCCGTTTGAGTCGGAGAAGTTTTCGGAGATTTTGAATACTTTCTCGGTGAAACCAGGTTCGGAGGAAGctgagatgatgaagaagactaTTGAGGAGTGTGAAGCGAAAAGAGTTGGTGGAGAGGAGAAGTATTGTGCGACTTCTTTGGAGTCTATGGTTGATTTTAGCGTTTCTAAACTTGGCAAATATCACGTCCGTGCTGTTTCCACTGAGGTAACAAACACTTCTCttctttttatagtttattATTACGTTTAGGTTTGACATAAATCAAATAAAGTCAAAACTGAatgaaattaatatttgtaattaGGTTTGGTTATGTTTGATTAGGTTAAATTTGATGAGGTTTGGGTTGTATACTTGTATCTACTTTATCTCCGGTTAGGATTCGGTTTTAGCTAGTAAATGATTCATTCAACATCGTACATCTTGTTTGCTTAAAATACTATATTATACAAGagaaataaaagttaaaaactactttttattttatatttgggtttgagtttagtgattagaatttagggtttaatataAAGTAGAAGGcaagattttgataaaattttaaagtttggAGTAACTTAATCATTTCACTCTttaattaatgttatttttgagattttttttgtttgtgtgctattttttcataattgtttttttgtGTTATTTAAATCATGTGCTCTGTATATAAGTAAgtgaacataaaaaaaaaagaaatttaagtTTGGTATGATTTGGTTTTACACTTTTACTTGGTTCAGTTTAGtttcatttgatttatatgtcaACGCCTAGCTAATACTCGAGTTAATTGATGTAACCTTGGTTACTACAGGTGGCTGAGAAGAATGCACCGATGCAAAAGTACAAAATCGCAGCACCCGGAATAAAGAAGTTGTCGGACGACAAGTCAGTGGTGTGTCACAAACAGAAGTACCCATTCGCGGTGTTCTACTGCCACAAGGCGATGATGACGAGCGTTTATGCGGTTCCACTAGAAGGAGAGAACGGTCTGCGGGCTAAAGCGGTTGCGGTATGCCACAAGAACACCTCGGCTTGGAACCCAAACCACTTGGCCTTCAAAGTGCTTAAGGTGAAGCCTGGGACTGTTCCGGTCTGCCATTTCCTCCCTGAGACCCATGTTGTTTGGTTCAGCTATTAGATAGATATGCTTTTATATATTGTGGCttatgtaataaataataatgccGTCCCTTCCATATAGTCAAAGAATTAAGACATAAGTTTTCACTTTGCATGGTTTGTCTTCTGTGGCCTGATTCATTCTTCTTTTGCAAGAATATACTGTATGATAATAAAACTAGTCTTCAAATATTAAAAGAGCTCGTCCGTAGAAAACGGTAATTTTCGTAATGGGCCCAACGTTGCCAGAGTAACATGAAAAGACCccaaagaaaagagaaaatgtCAGAAgtgggatttgaacccacgccctCTTACGAGGACCAGAACTTGAGTCTGGCGCCTTAGACCACTCGGCCACCCTGACTGTTGTAATTGATTTGAAATTACGGATAAATCTAATCAAACataagtataaaataatatattgaaagAGCCTAAAACATCTAGAATGAATGAACACAACTGAATCAAACATATACAAAGAAACTTAACTTACCATTCTGCTCCCAAGTCCAAAACCCTCTTAACTAAATCAAAAGCTTGGTCTATCAACCAACATCCAAAATAGACGAAACGATGTTGTCTCCTATAAATGCTTTTACCACATCTCAAAACATTGGTTTTTAGCAGAGAGCTGAGTTCCAAGTCACTCTTTGTCTCATCCTGTTTTTTGGCACTAGACTTCCACAGTACATGGTTGGTTTCTTATACTGTAGTATCAATTCATTTAACGTATGgtcaaatatgaaaatatctccATCTCTGGTCCACTTTATCTCAAAACGTAGTTTGAATCACATACCACAAGTCGAGTAAAATCCTTGTACATttgctattgttttttttaatgaaattttcaCTTGACCATATGGTGCGTGTATGATGAAGTCATCCTAATGAATATCACCCACTTGTAGTAGCAATGTAAAGCTAAATACAATACCAAGCCATTGAGTCTCTTCTTTGATAAAAGCTTTACAGAAGGTTGTTGGTGTATTTACGAGGGAACAGAATTGTTTTGAGACTTAAATGAGCGTTGGGCCTTGGCCCATTTGGAGTCTCCACTTCACTATTACCAGTTCAAATATGTAATGTGTACttccaaaaaatataaattataaagtaatgatgatttattatgcattttgaaataaaatgtatataattGAATTTTGCCATACATTGTGATTTCTTGTTAAGCTTTTGTAAACTGATGATCGTGTATTATTATAATCATATACTAGATGTAATTTAAATGGTTTTAGtgattgtcaaaaaaaaattggttttggTTTGCCATGTAGTATTCCTCGAACCAACCACATAAACTAACGACTCAAGAGTGACAAAGGAGACATGTTTTAACGGAAAACGACTAGAACTTATTACAGAATATGCCAGCTAACAAGCGCTCAGCTGGTTAATACTGAACAAGAGATGAGACTCGAGAGATGAGCCCTCGATTGAAGGAGCCAATGACACTATGGACTCAAGTACATTGCTCTTAAAATTGCATCTGATAGCAAACCAACTTTCAAAATCCTGCTTCGGTTCAGCCTCGGGTTTGGCGAGTGTTGTATGATTTGCAGTCTGGACATTTCTGAGCCACCACATGGTACTGCACCTCCGATTTTTTCCCACAGTCGTTGCAGAGGATCTGAACCTGTTTTGTGTCCATCAAAtgatttagttatatataatctGATGATTTTGAATTCTTTACTTGGTTGAGCCTGAGGTGTAATAAGAGTAAGTTTAGACTAACCATTTTGTTCTGGTATGGTTCTGGCATTGGTGTAGCAGCAATCTCCACGTCAAATTTCTCCCACACCTTTGACATGTCGCATACAGATTTTGAGCAAAGCGGGCACGCGTATCTGCAGAGCACAGTTTACAGTGTTGTCAGTTGAAAGACAGCTACAAATAACAACCCTGAGTTATTTATTACACTTACTGGTAATGTTCTCTCATTTCCTCCAAACACTTCTGATGGATGGTGTGTCCGCAGGGCAAAACTGTTACATCGTTCCTTGATTCAAACAGGTACTACAACAAAACCATTATTGCCGTTTTGTTTAGAGGGATGCTCAATTAGTGgaagaaaaattgaaagaaaaGATACCTCAAAACAAATGGGGCAGTCGTGATGCATTGCTCCTTCAACACAAGGGTGGCTGTTCTTGAGAAGGATTGAGTAACAACAGCCTGGTTGATAGTCAGATTGTACAAGTCAAGAGATTTAGTGGTGGCCAGCGTAAAAAAGTTCGAGGTTATCTGATGCAGAAATTGGCTTACCACACTTGTAACAGTGAAAGAAATTTTCATGTCCGCCGATTCTGGAACAAAAGAAGTAAAAAAGTTCCAAGTTATGAACAAATATCTAACGTGATAGAGTGAACAAATCTTGTTGTATGTTAA comes from Brassica rapa cultivar Chiifu-401-42 chromosome A02, CAAS_Brap_v3.01, whole genome shotgun sequence and encodes:
- the LOC103854742 gene encoding BURP domain protein RD22, coding for MLTRLPLICFLVSVTAIAADLTPERYWNTALPNTPMPNSLRHLFTPDFTDEKSTDVQVGKGGVNVNAGKGKPGGGTAVNVGKGGVYVDTGKGKGTHVSVSGGKGPGGGVGVHTGKPGKRTDVGVGKGGVIVHTRHKGRPVYVGVTPGPNPFVYNYAASETQLHDDPKAALFFLEKDMVPGKAMNLRFNAEDGYDGKTAFLPRGEAETVPFESEKFSEILNTFSVKPGSEEAEMMKKTIEECEAKRVGGEEKYCATSLESMVDFSVSKLGKYHVRAVSTEVAEKNAPMQKYKIAAPGIKKLSDDKSVVCHKQKYPFAVFYCHKAMMTSVYAVPLEGENGLRAKAVAVCHKNTSAWNPNHLAFKVLKVKPGTVPVCHFLPETHVVWFSY